The Pyrenophora tritici-repentis strain M4 chromosome 3, whole genome shotgun sequence genome has a window encoding:
- a CDS encoding GlcD, FAD-FMN-containing dehydrogenase — protein sequence MDRHQRVVAQVASKVKDYFARKEPFRISHGSTNSTRPNLKKHVVDISALRNVISVDTHTKSALVEPNVPMDRLVEATLPHGLVPPVVMEFPGITVGGGYAGTAGESSSFKFGFFDRTINEVEMVMADGKIVRASEKENQDLFQGAAGAVGTLGVTTLVDLKLIEAKKYVKTTYYPTRSVAQAVKEVKDQTEGERGHKNDYVDGVLFSKEHGAIVTGEMTNEIPPGIKPQTFSNPWDPWFYLHVEAATRSSTEPVVEYIPLAEYMFRYDRGGFWVGRSAFSYMSFPFNKFTRWFLDDFLHTRMLYRALHASGIATRYIVQDMALPYPNAEKFIDYTDKTFNIWPLWLCPLKQSPQPTMHPHTKGSLTASQMLNIGLWGFGPKDPVAYLQKNRALEKTLGEMGGMKWLYAQTYYSKDDFWAQFDRNWHQGLRKKYNAEMLPEVYDKVHVDVEKYTKMAEKDMGLRLRGIWPLGGFWGIWKSIQSKDYMIARNSTWRSKS from the coding sequence ATGGACCGTCATCAGCGCGTCGTTGCGCAAGTCGCGTCCAAAGTCAAGGATTACTTCGCGCGCAAGGAGCCCTTCCGGATATCTCATGGCTCAACAAACAGTACGCGTCCAAATTTAAAGAAGCATGTCGTTGATATCAGTGCTCTTCGGAATGTCATCAGTGTCGACACGCATACTAAGTCGGCACTCGTTGAACCAAACGTTCCCATGGATCGGCTTGTCGAAGCAACGCTGCCACATGGCCTTGTGCCGCCGGTCGTAATGGAGTTTCCTGGCATTACAGTAGGCGGAGGCTATGCAGGGACGGCAGGAGAAAGTAGTAGCTTCAAATTCGGCTTCTTTGACCGCACAATAAACGAAGTTGAGATGGTCATGGCAGATGGCAAGATTGTCAGAGCTAGTGAGAAGGAGAACCAGGACTTGTTTCAGGGTGCTGCTGGCGCAGTCGGCACCCTAGGTGTTACGACACTCGTTGATTTGAAGCTTATTGAGGCGAAGAAGTACGTCAAGACCACGTACTATCCAACTCGAAGCGTGGCGCAAGCTGTCAAAGAAGTCAAGGACCAAACAGAGGGCGAGAGGGGACATAAGAATGATTACGTGGATGGGGTTCTATTCAGCAAAGAGCATGGGGCTATTGTGACAGGCGAGATGACAAACGAAATACCACCGGGCATCAAGCCGCAAACGTTCAGCAACCCCTGGGATCCATGGTTTTACCTACATGTCGAAGCGGCTACACGCTCTTCGACCGAGCCCGTCGTTGAGTACATCCCACTCGCTGAGTATATGTTCCGTTATGACCGCGGTGGCTTCTGGGTCGGCCGTTCGGCATTCAGCTACATGAGCTTCCCTTTCAACAAGTTCACAAGATGGTTCTTAGACGACTTTCTTCACACACGGATGCTTTATCGCGCTCTACACGCTTCTGGAATAGCAACACGCTACATTGTACAAGACATGGCACTGCCTTACCCCAACGCGGAGAAGTTTATCGACTACACTGACAAAACTTTCAACATTTGGCCGCTCTGGTTGTGCCCGTTGAAGCAAAGTCCGCAACCTACCATGCATCCACATACCAAGGGCTCCTTGACAGCCTCTCAAATGCTCAATATCGGTCTCTGGGGCTTCGGCCCTAAAGATCCCGTCGCATATCTACAGAAGAATCGCGCGCTCGAGAAAACACTGGGAGAGATGGGAGGCATGAAGTGGCTCTATGCACAAACATACTACAGCAAAGATGACTTCTGGGCGCAGTTTGATCGCAACTGGCACCAGGGACTAAGGAAGAAGTACAATGCGGAGATGCTTCCTGAAGTTTATGACAAGGTGCATGTTGATGTGGAGAAGTATACGAAGATGGCAGAAAAGGATATGGGTTTGCGACTAAGAGGAATATGGCCACTAGGTGGATTTTGGGGAATTTGGAAATCCATACAAAGCAAGGACTACATGATTGCCAGGAACTCTACCTGGAGATCCAAAAGCTAA
- a CDS encoding AdhP, Zn-dependent alcohol dehydrogenase has product MVATVPTTQTAAWIQDPGPTCVLQIRNDIPVKKPAAGEVLVKMECSGICHSDCHNVLMPGRYTEVPGHEGVGIVVSLGDGVSEELLGKRVGLRWLWDACKECSSCKSGRENHCGKQRNTGRNVWGTLQQYVIGSADFVTRIPDGVKSEIAAPLLCAGLSLAGAVSKLAPEVQPGDYVAIVGAGGGLGHIGVQIASIKGYKVIAIDSGPEKEKLSKEMGAVAFVDYAKQDVIQAVKELTDGEGAHGVICVAGTEKAYTQAPELIRNSGVFVCVGLPPHDFMFPVSPIHIANRGLVIRGSSTGSAKQMDELLQHVLEGKITPKVEVYDFTDSPKILEELKRYEVTGRKVVRVP; this is encoded by the exons ATGGTGGCAACGGTACCCACTACGCAAACAGCGGCCTGGATCCAAGACCCTGGCCCAACCTGTGTTCTCCAGATCCGAAATGATATCCCGGTGAAGAAGCCTGCTGCAGGCGAGGTCCTCGTTAAGATGGAATGCTCGGGCATCTGCCACTCCGATTGCCACAACGTCCTCATGCCGGGAAGATACACCGAAGTCCCAGGTCATGAAGGTGTCGGTATTGTCGTGTCTCTCGGCGATGGCGTCTCCGAAGAATTGCTGGGCAAGAGAGTTGGACTGAGGTGGTTATGGGACGCATGCAAGGAATGTAGTAGCTGTAAGAGCGGGAGGGAGAACCACTGCGGCAAGCAGAGGAACACGGGAAGAAATGTATGGGGAACTTTGCAACAGTATGTCATTGGGAGTGCCGACTTTGTCACGAGAATACCAGATGGCGTCAAGAGCGAGATCGCGGCACCATTGTTGTGTGCGGGATTGAGTCTTGCAGGCGCTGTGTCCAAGCTCGCACCAGAAGTGCAGCCAGGCGATTACGTGGCTATTGTTGGCGCTGGTGGTGGTCTTGGACACATTGGTGTCCAAATAGCCAGCATCAAAGGCTATAAAGTCATTGCGATCGACAGCGGTCCAGAGAAGGAGAAATTAAGCAAAGAGATGGGTGCTGTGGCTTTCGTTGATTATGCCAAACAAGACGTAATACAGGCAGTCAAGGAATTGACTGATGGAGAAGGCGCACATGGTGTCATCTGCGTCGCAGGCACCGAAAAGGCCTATACTCAAGCCCCAGAACTGATCAGGAATAGTGGTGTATTTGTCTGTGTGGGCTTGCCACCACATGATTTCATGTTTCCTGTCAGTCCGATACATATCGCCAACAGAG GATTGGTCATTAGAGGTTCATCAACGGGTAGTGCTAAGCAGATGGACGAGCTGCTTCAACACGTCCTTGAGGGGAAAATCACCCCGAAGGTTGAAGTGTATGACTTCACCGACTCGCCTAAGATCCTGGAGGAGCTGAAGCGATACGAAGTCACGGGTAGGAAGGTAGTACGTGTGCCTTGA
- a CDS encoding DUF1777 multi-domain protein, producing the protein MGDTSSEAETLSPANRAQQVLAKAAQSLHRRRAAPPRLPLPISFTRTSTPPPTPLPVEEAMKWVTIELSNYPTQFTHQDVLDLFQDFTISPEFTLPNAVNFTHPLRTFIKIAGQEEAKRAVHEMRWRLFGGRAISVKMAEDTGHEEVNQTAEEVIDETDHEDVNHTAGEVVDETGHQEFEQPAEEVVEETGHEGDKQKNEKLAVQQKIEIINIARAYYPHLASKVLEIREHVQGYDTFAFLQARDLIPVHGESDANMEPGENVVKWELVASGRSSGFSWKMEEGTDILSALKWLRDVLVTQGTMARVWGELEGADVRPDV; encoded by the exons ATGGGTGATACAAGCAGCGAGGCGGAAACGCTGTCACCCGCCAATCGGGCACAGCAAGTGTTGGCAAAAGCAGCCCAATCACTTCACCGGCGGCGCGCCGCGCCACCTCGACTCCCACTCCCCATCAGCTTCACCCGAACATCCACACCCCCGCCCACACCTTTACCCGTCGAGGAAGCCATGAAGTGGGTCACGATCGAACTGTCCAACTACCCGACACAGTTCACTCACCAAGACGTCCTCGATCTCTTCCAAGACTTCACCATCTCACCGGAGTTCACGCTGCCAAACGCCGTGAATTTCACTCACCCACTTCGCACGTTCATCAAGATTGCCGGCCAGGAAGAAGCAAAACGCGCAGTCCACGAGATGCGTTGGAGACTCTTCGGCGGCCGCGCGATCAGTGTGAAGATGGCCGAAGACACTGGTCACGAAGAGGTCAACCAGACTGCCGAGGAAGTGATCGACGAGACAGATCACGAAGACGTCAACCATACTGCAGGTGAAGTGGTCGACGAGACAGGTCATCAAGAGTTCGAGCAGCCTGCCGAGGAAGTGGTCGAGGAGACAGGTCACGAAGGCGACAAGCAGAAGAACGAGAAATTAGCCGTTCAGCAGAAGATCGAGATCATAA ACATCGCTCGCGCATACTACCCACATCTCGCGTCCAAGGTGCTCGAAATCCGCGAACATGTCCAAGGCTACGACACCTTCGCCTTCTTGCAAGCCCGTGATCTCATCCCAGTGCACGGCGAGTCCGACGCCAACATGGAGCCGGGCGAGAACGTGGTCAAGTGGGAACTCGTTGCTTCTGGTCGCTCGAGCGGTTTCAGCTGGAAGATGGAGGAAGGAACTGATATCCTTTCGGCGTTGAAGTGGCTGCGCGATGTGCTGGTGACTCAGGGTACCATGGCCAGAGTGTGGGGTGAGTTAGAGGGTGCGGATGTGAGGCCGGATGTGTGA